One genomic segment of Flagellimonas marinaquae includes these proteins:
- a CDS encoding sterol desaturase family protein — protein MKVALWILIFLSTFCFMEFMAWFTHKYVMHGFLWSLHKDHHKKDHDSWFERNDAFFIFYAVVSMVLFYLGSYTSFWYGWPLGFGILAYGIAYFMVHDIFIHQRFKIFRNANNWYARGVRRAHKIHHKHLGKEDGECFGMLLVPFKYFKKN, from the coding sequence ATGAAAGTAGCACTTTGGATACTAATATTTTTATCGACCTTCTGCTTTATGGAATTTATGGCGTGGTTCACCCATAAATATGTCATGCACGGCTTTTTGTGGAGCCTTCATAAGGACCATCACAAAAAGGACCACGACTCGTGGTTTGAGCGGAACGATGCCTTCTTTATTTTTTATGCCGTGGTGAGCATGGTACTATTTTATCTGGGCAGCTATACGTCCTTCTGGTACGGCTGGCCATTGGGTTTTGGAATACTTGCCTATGGCATCGCTTATTTTATGGTCCACGATATTTTTATACACCAACGCTTCAAAATATTTAGAAACGCCAATAATTGGTATGCGCGAGGTGTTCGCCGAGCGCACAAAATTCACCACAAGCATCTGGGAAAAGAAGATGGCGAGTGTTTTGGCATGTTGCTGGTTCCCTTTAAATATTTTAAGAAAAACTGA
- a CDS encoding peptidyl-prolyl cis-trans isomerase — protein MLKHQKNTLFLFCALLVILFSSCEGMFNKDEEKEPLARVGDVYLYKEDVASLVDDDMTAEDSTIFVTNYINTWASKQLLLTKSKINLPGEKLAEFDRLVSDYRADLYTRAYIEALVNQSQDTAVTQGQLLEFYEQEKENFKLNEKLVQLRFVGMSSQFLDRKGVEDKLKKWDKADKRYLDSIAVQFKKIHFNDSIWVSASRVIAEIPPLNRANEETHLKKSQFFELQDSLEVYLGLVTNVLEVNETAPFDYVEPDIKQLILNRRRLSYVKKLETDIIDEAIKKKEFEVYDNEN, from the coding sequence ATGCTTAAGCACCAAAAAAATACGCTTTTCCTTTTTTGTGCATTGTTGGTCATACTTTTTTCTTCGTGCGAAGGTATGTTCAATAAAGATGAAGAAAAGGAACCTTTGGCACGTGTGGGGGATGTCTATCTGTACAAAGAGGATGTTGCATCGTTGGTAGATGATGACATGACAGCCGAGGATAGCACAATTTTCGTTACCAACTACATTAATACTTGGGCATCCAAACAATTATTGTTGACCAAGTCAAAAATCAACTTGCCTGGAGAAAAGTTGGCAGAATTCGATCGTTTGGTGTCCGATTATCGTGCTGATCTCTACACAAGGGCCTATATAGAAGCATTGGTGAACCAGTCCCAGGATACTGCTGTTACCCAAGGCCAATTGTTGGAATTTTACGAACAGGAAAAAGAAAACTTTAAACTTAACGAAAAGTTGGTGCAGTTGAGGTTTGTGGGCATGTCCAGTCAGTTTTTGGATAGGAAAGGTGTGGAGGACAAATTAAAAAAATGGGACAAGGCCGATAAGCGATATCTTGATTCTATTGCGGTACAGTTTAAAAAAATACATTTTAACGACTCCATTTGGGTAAGCGCTTCGAGGGTAATTGCAGAAATCCCGCCGTTGAACCGTGCCAATGAAGAGACGCACTTAAAAAAATCACAATTTTTTGAGTTACAAGATTCGTTAGAAGTATATTTGGGCTTGGTGACCAATGTATTGGAAGTCAATGAAACAGCTCCTTTTGATTATGTTGAGCCCGATATTAAACAACTGATCTTGAACAGAAGACGATTGAGCTACGTAAAAAAACTTGAAACCGATATTATTGATGAAGCCATTAAGAAGAAAGAATTTGAGGTTTATGACAATGAGAATTAA
- a CDS encoding TlpA family protein disulfide reductase, whose protein sequence is MKITKEQISNGIWILAILLILFTPIGFHVRVWVNKVVAVVVSPGTVNKNEQAVLEDYHWELVDREGNKMNLISHKGKVVLINVWATWCPPCVAELPGFAALYKDYGDKVVFAFVANDEEDKVSAFLEKKEYDLPVYFQASYTPKVLASNSIPVTYILNKEGNIVVNKTGAANWNSDKTRALLDNLLAE, encoded by the coding sequence ATGAAAATTACCAAAGAACAGATCAGTAATGGTATATGGATATTGGCCATCTTGCTAATACTTTTTACACCTATTGGTTTTCATGTAAGGGTTTGGGTCAATAAAGTGGTTGCTGTTGTAGTTAGTCCGGGCACGGTAAACAAAAACGAGCAGGCGGTACTGGAAGATTACCATTGGGAACTTGTGGATAGGGAGGGGAATAAAATGAACCTTATTTCTCACAAAGGCAAAGTTGTATTGATCAATGTTTGGGCTACATGGTGCCCGCCTTGTGTGGCAGAATTACCAGGTTTCGCCGCTTTGTACAAGGATTATGGCGATAAAGTTGTTTTTGCTTTTGTCGCCAATGATGAGGAGGACAAAGTTTCGGCCTTTTTAGAGAAAAAGGAATATGATCTTCCCGTTTATTTTCAAGCTTCCTATACGCCAAAAGTTTTGGCAAGCAACTCAATTCCTGTTACTTATATTTTAAATAAAGAAGGCAACATTGTGGTCAATAAAACAGGTGCTGCCAATTGGAACTCGGACAAGACCAGAGCACTTTTGGATAATCTACTTGCCGAATAA
- a CDS encoding aconitate hydratase, translated as MAFDINMIKGVYASMGERVEKARELVGKPLTLSEKILYSHLWDGDPEKAYVRGKDYVDFAPDRIACQDATAQMALLQFMQAGKDKVAVPTTVHCDHLIQAKDGAAADLKHANETSSEVFDFLGSVSNKYGIGFWKPGAGIIHQVVLENYAFPGGMMIGTDSHTVNAGGLGMVAIGVGGADAVDVMAGMAWELKFPKLIGVKLTGKLSGWTAPKDVILKVAEILTVKGGTGAIVEYFGPGATAMSCTGKGTICNMGAEIGATTSTFGYDESMERYLRATDRSDVADEANKVKEHLTADPEVYADPEQYFDQVIEINLSELKPLLNGPFTPDLATEVGTMKEKAEANDWPLAVEWGLIGSCTNSSYEDLSRASSIAQQALDKKLKTKAEFGINPGSEQVRYTTERDGILEIFEKLDAKIFTNACGPCIGQWARYKDPKNAPKNSIVHSFNRNFAKRADGNPNTHAFVASPEMTAAIAIAGRLDFNPLTDKLINEDGEEVMLDEPTGWELPPKGFEVKENGYEEPQKDGSGVVVKVSPDSERLQLLEPFTPITVDNLQGMKLLIKAFGKCTTDHISMAGPWLRFRGHLDNIANNTLIGAVNAFNQKTNFVKNQLTGEYGGVPDTQREYKKNGIMTIVVGDHNYGEGSSREHAAMQPRHLGVAVVLVKSFARIHETNLKKQGMLALTFANESDYDLIQEDDTFNIVDAAEFAPDKPLTIEVVHADGSKDTIIANHSYNDAQIKWFNEGSALNLIKKQNA; from the coding sequence ATGGCATTTGATATAAACATGATTAAGGGCGTTTACGCTTCCATGGGGGAACGCGTGGAAAAAGCCCGAGAACTGGTTGGTAAGCCCCTAACGCTTTCGGAAAAGATTTTATACTCCCACTTGTGGGACGGCGATCCAGAAAAGGCATATGTAAGAGGAAAGGATTACGTTGATTTCGCTCCCGATAGAATAGCTTGTCAGGATGCAACAGCCCAAATGGCCTTGCTACAGTTTATGCAAGCAGGAAAAGATAAAGTGGCGGTGCCGACCACAGTTCACTGTGATCACTTGATTCAAGCCAAAGATGGTGCTGCGGCAGATTTAAAGCATGCCAACGAGACCAGTAGCGAGGTATTTGATTTCTTGGGTTCTGTATCAAATAAGTATGGAATAGGATTTTGGAAACCGGGAGCAGGTATCATCCACCAAGTAGTATTGGAAAATTATGCATTCCCGGGCGGAATGATGATCGGAACAGATTCCCACACCGTAAATGCAGGTGGCCTGGGTATGGTAGCTATCGGAGTTGGTGGAGCCGACGCGGTAGATGTAATGGCCGGTATGGCATGGGAACTTAAATTCCCAAAGTTGATCGGTGTAAAACTTACCGGTAAACTTTCTGGTTGGACAGCACCCAAGGACGTAATTCTAAAAGTGGCCGAAATCTTGACCGTAAAAGGGGGAACAGGTGCCATTGTTGAATATTTTGGCCCTGGCGCAACCGCAATGTCCTGCACAGGAAAAGGAACTATTTGTAATATGGGGGCCGAGATAGGTGCAACCACTTCTACCTTTGGATACGACGAATCCATGGAGCGTTACCTAAGGGCGACCGATAGATCTGATGTAGCCGACGAGGCCAATAAGGTAAAAGAGCACTTAACAGCAGATCCAGAAGTATATGCCGACCCAGAGCAATATTTTGATCAAGTGATCGAAATTAACCTATCCGAGTTGAAGCCCTTGTTGAACGGTCCTTTTACCCCGGACTTGGCAACGGAAGTTGGAACTATGAAAGAAAAAGCCGAAGCCAATGATTGGCCTTTGGCAGTGGAATGGGGATTAATAGGATCCTGTACGAATTCGTCTTATGAAGACCTTTCAAGAGCATCGTCCATTGCGCAACAAGCGTTGGACAAAAAACTAAAAACAAAAGCGGAATTTGGAATTAACCCAGGTTCTGAGCAAGTTAGATATACGACGGAACGTGACGGTATCTTGGAAATATTCGAAAAATTGGATGCCAAGATATTTACCAATGCCTGTGGACCTTGTATTGGTCAATGGGCACGTTACAAGGACCCAAAAAATGCACCAAAGAACAGTATTGTACACTCCTTTAACCGAAACTTTGCAAAACGTGCGGACGGTAACCCAAATACCCACGCCTTCGTAGCTTCACCGGAAATGACCGCTGCAATAGCCATTGCAGGCCGTTTGGATTTTAACCCGTTAACGGACAAGTTGATCAACGAAGATGGCGAAGAAGTAATGTTGGACGAACCAACAGGATGGGAGTTGCCACCAAAAGGATTCGAAGTAAAGGAAAACGGATACGAAGAGCCCCAAAAAGATGGAAGTGGTGTGGTTGTAAAAGTTTCTCCGGATTCTGAGCGTCTACAACTTTTGGAACCTTTTACACCTATTACCGTGGATAACCTACAGGGTATGAAGTTATTGATCAAAGCCTTCGGAAAATGTACCACGGACCACATTTCCATGGCAGGACCTTGGTTGCGTTTTAGAGGTCATTTGGACAATATTGCCAACAATACGCTAATTGGTGCGGTAAATGCATTTAACCAAAAAACCAATTTTGTCAAGAATCAATTGACTGGAGAGTACGGCGGTGTGCCAGATACGCAACGTGAGTACAAAAAGAATGGAATTATGACGATAGTTGTGGGTGATCATAACTATGGAGAGGGATCTTCCAGAGAGCATGCTGCCATGCAGCCACGTCATTTGGGCGTTGCGGTCGTTTTGGTAAAATCCTTTGCAAGGATCCATGAAACAAACCTTAAAAAACAAGGGATGTTGGCCTTGACCTTTGCCAATGAGAGTGATTACGATTTGATTCAAGAAGACGATACATTCAATATTGTGGATGCTGCAGAATTTGCGCCGGACAAACCATTGACCATTGAGGTTGTCCATGCGGATGGAAGCAAGGATACCATCATTGCCAACCATTCGTATAACGATGCCCAGATAAAGTGGTTCAACGAAGGTTCGGCCTTGAACTTGATCAAAAAACAGAATGCTTAA
- a CDS encoding AAA family ATPase, with protein MSDVTAVENLVKKHQDLKKEIAKVIVGQEEVIEQILLSIYTGGHSLLIGVPGLAKTLMVNTIAQTLGLDFKRIQFTPDLMPSDILGSEVLDQNRNFKFIMGPVFGNIILADEINRTPPKTQAALLEAMQERAVTIAGKQYKLNRPYFVLATQNPIEQEGTYPLPEAQLDRFMFAIELKYPSIEEEIQVVKSTTSDNEIQINTLFNADEIIEVQHLIRRIPVPDNVVDYAVRLVNRTRPNQNGASDYVNNYIDWGAGPRASQNLVLAAKAHAAIHGKFSPDIEDVKAVALGILRHRILKNYKAEAEGITEDKIIGELL; from the coding sequence ATGTCGGATGTAACAGCGGTTGAAAACCTGGTAAAAAAGCACCAAGATTTAAAAAAAGAGATCGCCAAGGTCATTGTTGGCCAAGAAGAGGTTATCGAGCAAATACTGCTATCCATATACACAGGGGGGCATTCACTGTTGATCGGTGTTCCCGGTCTGGCAAAAACCTTGATGGTCAACACCATTGCCCAGACATTGGGGCTGGACTTTAAAAGAATACAATTTACACCAGATCTAATGCCGAGCGATATCTTAGGTAGCGAGGTGCTGGATCAAAACCGCAATTTTAAATTTATAATGGGGCCGGTTTTCGGTAACATTATTTTGGCGGACGAAATTAACCGTACCCCGCCCAAGACCCAGGCAGCTCTGCTGGAAGCAATGCAAGAAAGAGCCGTTACCATTGCGGGCAAACAATACAAATTAAATCGGCCTTATTTTGTTTTGGCCACACAAAACCCGATAGAACAGGAGGGAACCTATCCGTTGCCCGAAGCCCAATTGGACCGTTTTATGTTTGCCATAGAACTAAAATACCCCTCCATTGAAGAAGAAATACAAGTGGTGAAATCTACCACTTCGGATAATGAAATCCAGATAAATACCCTGTTTAATGCCGACGAAATCATTGAGGTTCAGCACTTGATCAGGCGAATACCCGTTCCGGACAATGTGGTGGATTATGCCGTAAGACTGGTTAACAGAACCCGGCCAAATCAAAACGGTGCATCGGACTATGTAAATAATTATATCGATTGGGGGGCAGGCCCACGGGCATCACAAAATCTGGTACTCGCAGCTAAGGCACATGCGGCAATCCATGGAAAATTCTCTCCGGACATCGAAGATGTAAAAGCAGTGGCCCTGGGAATATTGCGCCATAGGATACTTAAAAACTACAAAGCGGAAGCAGAAGGTATCACAGAGGATAAAATTATTGGGGAATTATTATAA
- a CDS encoding TlpA family protein disulfide reductase: MKISRKTILNVILILFILSFFVTPIGYYGKIWLNRAFSFSPSVIEKSERQQITDYDWQLKDEDWNFFNFKRSKGNVILINLWASWRLPSEAELASIQELYDKYKGKVDFYIVTNEEQEPVNAFMEENNFTFPVTYLIIGEKTAVDTSKVPTSYVIDKAGNIVIHNEGIADWSTTKVYNLLDELIAE, encoded by the coding sequence ATGAAGATCAGTAGAAAGACCATCCTCAATGTTATATTGATTCTTTTCATCCTATCTTTTTTTGTTACTCCGATTGGGTATTATGGGAAAATTTGGTTGAACCGTGCTTTTTCATTTTCACCATCGGTAATAGAAAAGTCGGAACGTCAACAAATAACCGATTACGATTGGCAGCTAAAAGATGAAGATTGGAACTTTTTTAACTTTAAAAGATCTAAAGGAAACGTAATCCTTATCAATCTATGGGCATCCTGGCGATTGCCCTCCGAGGCTGAACTTGCAAGTATTCAAGAGTTATACGACAAATATAAAGGGAAGGTGGATTTTTACATCGTTACCAACGAAGAGCAAGAGCCTGTTAATGCTTTCATGGAAGAAAACAATTTTACATTCCCTGTTACCTATTTGATCATTGGGGAAAAAACCGCAGTGGATACTAGTAAAGTGCCAACCTCTTATGTAATCGATAAAGCGGGAAATATTGTAATCCATAACGAAGGAATCGCTGACTGGAGCACTACAAAGGTGTACAATTTACTGGATGAATTGATTGCGGAATGA
- a CDS encoding SRPBCC family protein, which translates to MKYTTEIVVDIPRDEFIKKMDDPENMKHWQRGLIKYEQLSKTPGQEGAQMSLSYKMGKREMDMVETIIKRKLPEEMHMTYDTKGVHNIQKNYFKDEGDKTRWVSETEFQFSGFGMKLMGFLMPGAFKKQSFKYMQDFKAFAETGKSVTES; encoded by the coding sequence ATGAAGTACACTACCGAAATTGTTGTGGATATTCCACGGGACGAGTTCATTAAAAAAATGGACGACCCCGAAAATATGAAACATTGGCAACGAGGATTGATCAAGTATGAACAACTGTCCAAGACGCCCGGACAAGAAGGTGCCCAAATGAGCCTCAGCTATAAAATGGGGAAAAGGGAAATGGACATGGTAGAGACCATCATCAAAAGAAAACTGCCCGAAGAAATGCACATGACCTACGACACCAAGGGAGTGCACAACATCCAAAAAAACTACTTTAAGGATGAAGGAGATAAAACCCGTTGGGTTTCCGAAACCGAGTTTCAATTTTCTGGATTTGGTATGAAGTTAATGGGTTTTCTAATGCCCGGAGCGTTCAAAAAACAATCGTTCAAATATATGCAAGACTTTAAAGCCTTTGCCGAAACCGGTAAATCTGTAACCGAATCTTAA
- a CDS encoding peptidylprolyl isomerase has translation MTMRIKGLSIAFFAIVGLVQAQEMDQALGTDSTASGNKIKLDGIAAVVGDYVILESDIDKTLIDLKNQGASTEDITRCSLLGKLMEDRLYAHQAVQDSLLVSDDMVNAQSDRQIQQLTQQIGSVEKMLSYYKKPDMESFREELFEINKLRMLSEKMQSKIVEEIEVTPEEVRQFFYKIPEDERPVFGAELEIGQIVKQPEAPEEEKQKVINELNKIRQDVLENDGNFRVKAILHSEDPGSRPNGGFYSITKETQFVREFKDVAFSLNEGEVSEPFETIFGYHIIFVEKVRGQERDIRHILMIPDIPQSAIDKAVSELDTIRQHILDGKYTFAEAALNFSDEKETKFDGGLLRNPINFDSRFELTKMDPTLYNQVRDLKDGEISRPIREDDPRGGPPKFKIMKISNRYDEHEADFAKDYLKIQELALREKQFKAIKEWMDEHIEDTYIHVDDESKSCNFANNWVKQ, from the coding sequence ATGACAATGAGAATTAAAGGACTTTCCATCGCATTTTTTGCCATTGTAGGATTGGTGCAAGCACAGGAAATGGACCAAGCACTTGGAACAGACTCCACGGCTAGTGGAAACAAAATAAAACTGGATGGAATTGCCGCAGTGGTAGGAGATTACGTAATCTTGGAATCCGACATAGACAAAACACTTATCGATTTAAAGAACCAAGGCGCCTCCACCGAAGATATTACACGCTGTAGCCTCTTGGGAAAATTAATGGAGGATAGACTTTATGCGCACCAAGCCGTACAGGATAGCTTGTTGGTATCGGACGATATGGTAAATGCACAAAGTGACCGACAGATACAACAGCTTACCCAACAGATCGGTAGTGTGGAAAAAATGCTCAGCTATTATAAAAAGCCGGATATGGAAAGTTTTCGTGAAGAGCTTTTTGAAATAAACAAACTTCGAATGCTTTCCGAAAAAATGCAAAGCAAGATCGTAGAGGAAATCGAAGTTACTCCCGAGGAAGTACGTCAGTTTTTTTACAAGATACCCGAAGATGAACGCCCGGTATTTGGTGCAGAACTGGAAATAGGACAAATTGTAAAACAGCCCGAAGCACCAGAAGAAGAAAAACAAAAGGTGATCAATGAGCTGAACAAGATCAGGCAAGATGTTCTGGAAAACGACGGAAATTTTAGGGTAAAAGCCATTCTACATTCAGAGGATCCCGGTTCTAGACCAAATGGCGGTTTTTACAGCATTACCAAAGAAACTCAATTTGTTAGGGAATTCAAGGATGTGGCCTTTAGTCTAAATGAAGGCGAAGTTTCCGAACCATTTGAGACTATTTTTGGCTACCATATCATTTTCGTGGAGAAAGTGAGAGGGCAAGAGCGGGATATTCGTCACATTCTCATGATTCCGGATATACCACAAAGCGCAATAGATAAAGCAGTAAGCGAATTGGACACGATTCGTCAGCATATATTGGATGGCAAATACACTTTTGCAGAGGCAGCATTGAACTTTTCCGATGAAAAAGAAACCAAGTTCGATGGCGGATTGTTGCGTAACCCTATCAATTTTGATTCTCGTTTTGAGCTTACCAAAATGGATCCAACACTTTACAACCAAGTTAGGGACCTAAAGGATGGGGAAATATCAAGGCCCATCCGTGAAGATGATCCAAGAGGAGGACCTCCAAAATTCAAGATCATGAAAATCTCTAACCGTTACGATGAACATGAAGCGGATTTTGCCAAGGATTATCTAAAAATCCAAGAGCTCGCCCTAAGGGAAAAACAGTTTAAGGCCATAAAAGAATGGATGGACGAGCATATCGAAGACACTTATATCCATGTGGACGATGAGAGTAAAAGCTGCAATTTTGCGAACAACTGGGTAAAGCAATAA
- a CDS encoding phytoene/squalene synthase family protein, with the protein MKTIFDDVSYSCSKIVTQSYSTSFSMATKMLAPSIRADIYNIYGFVRFADEIVDTFHEYDKKQLFDAFENEMDRAIEQKISLNPILNSFQHTYHKYDIPYHLVASFMKSMRMDLTKKRYETFDEYREYIYGSADVVGLMCLCVFVQGDKEKYEKLKESAMALGSAFQKVNFLRDLKADYEELNRTYFPNTDLMELDEASKKRIVDEIKADFALGYSGIVQLPEQAKFGVYTAYRYYKKLLQKLQSTPPLEIKNTRIRVPNYQKFGLLAQSYVNYKLQLVQ; encoded by the coding sequence ATGAAAACTATTTTTGACGACGTTTCGTATAGTTGCAGTAAGATTGTAACCCAGTCCTACAGTACTTCATTTTCCATGGCGACCAAAATGTTGGCTCCCTCCATCCGAGCGGACATTTACAACATTTATGGTTTTGTTCGATTTGCGGATGAAATTGTGGACACCTTTCATGAGTACGACAAAAAGCAGCTTTTTGATGCTTTTGAGAATGAGATGGATCGCGCTATCGAGCAAAAAATTAGCCTCAACCCAATATTGAACTCTTTTCAGCACACCTATCACAAGTACGATATACCTTACCATTTGGTTGCCTCTTTTATGAAAAGTATGCGAATGGACCTTACCAAAAAGAGGTACGAGACATTTGATGAATATCGCGAATACATTTATGGTTCTGCCGATGTTGTGGGATTGATGTGCCTATGCGTTTTTGTTCAAGGAGATAAAGAGAAATACGAAAAATTAAAAGAATCTGCGATGGCACTGGGTTCTGCCTTCCAAAAAGTAAATTTTCTCCGGGACCTAAAAGCCGATTACGAAGAACTTAACAGAACTTATTTCCCGAATACAGATTTAATGGAACTCGACGAAGCTTCCAAAAAACGTATCGTGGACGAAATTAAAGCTGATTTTGCATTAGGGTATTCGGGTATTGTTCAATTACCGGAACAAGCTAAATTTGGAGTCTACACTGCGTATCGCTACTACAAAAAATTGCTTCAAAAATTACAGAGCACTCCCCCGTTGGAAATCAAAAATACCCGGATTCGAGTACCCAATTATCAAAAATTTGGTCTCTTGGCCCAATCCTATGTAAACTATAAATTGCAACTGGTACAATGA